In a genomic window of Shouchella clausii:
- a CDS encoding heavy metal translocating P-type ATPase, whose product MGDEHASVYRVDGFTCANCAGKFEKNVKDLPGVKDAKVNFGASKLTVYGEATIEALEEAGAFEQLKVTKEPSRRQPFQYTQIPFYKKHRSILLSVLLLVFGYVFQFKYGESNIGTVGLFLTAILAGGFPLLKTGIRNVARLEFNMKTLMTVAVIGGAIIGEWGEVAVVVILFAISEALERFSMDRARKSIQSLMDIAPNEALIKRNGQEFTVHVGDIVVGDIMIVKPGQKIAMDGIVVHGHSSVNQAAITGESVPVEKAVDDEVFAGTLNEEGLLEIKVTKLVEDTTISKIIHLVEEAQGERAPAQAFVDKFAKYYTPIIMVVAALVAIIPPLFTGGNWSTWVYQGLAVLVVGCPCALVISTPISIVSAIGNAAKKGVLVKGGVYLEEMASLKAIAFDKTGTLTKGIPVVTDFALLNPQLDQRQLFAIVAALENRSQHPLASAIVAKAEDEQLPYHDYMVENVTALTGKGITGTVNGKTYYVGSPKLFQERLPTWDITPFAQNIKSLQQQGKTAMLVGTETELLAIVAVADEVRPSSKEVIRKLHEAGIAKTVMLTGDNKQTAHAIGQAVGVADIQAELMPEDKLRFIKQWQENHGHVAMVGDGVNDAPALAAATVGIAMGGAGTDTALETADIALMGDDLKKLPFTVKLSRKTLNIIKANIAFAIAIKLAALLLVVPGWLTLWIAILSDMGATLLVALNSMRLIGVKE is encoded by the coding sequence ATGGGGGATGAACATGCCTCTGTCTATCGTGTAGATGGCTTTACATGCGCGAACTGTGCAGGGAAATTTGAAAAAAACGTTAAGGACTTGCCAGGGGTCAAAGATGCTAAAGTGAACTTTGGTGCCTCGAAACTAACCGTCTACGGTGAGGCAACGATAGAAGCGCTGGAGGAAGCAGGTGCATTTGAACAGCTAAAAGTGACAAAGGAGCCGAGCCGGCGGCAGCCTTTTCAATATACACAAATTCCTTTTTATAAAAAACACCGCTCGATTCTTTTATCGGTCTTATTGCTTGTGTTTGGCTACGTGTTTCAATTTAAATATGGCGAGTCGAATATCGGAACGGTCGGTTTGTTTTTAACAGCAATTCTTGCCGGTGGCTTTCCTTTGCTAAAAACGGGAATTCGTAATGTAGCGCGGCTTGAATTTAATATGAAGACGTTAATGACGGTGGCTGTTATTGGCGGTGCCATCATTGGCGAATGGGGAGAAGTCGCAGTCGTTGTGATTTTATTCGCCATTAGCGAAGCGCTCGAACGATTTTCGATGGACCGGGCGAGAAAGTCGATTCAGTCGTTAATGGACATTGCCCCAAATGAAGCACTCATAAAGCGGAATGGCCAAGAGTTCACTGTTCATGTTGGTGATATTGTCGTTGGCGACATCATGATTGTGAAACCTGGCCAGAAAATCGCAATGGATGGAATAGTGGTGCATGGCCATTCTTCTGTAAACCAAGCAGCGATTACAGGAGAATCGGTTCCTGTGGAAAAGGCGGTTGATGACGAGGTTTTTGCTGGCACGTTAAATGAAGAAGGGCTGCTTGAAATCAAAGTTACAAAGTTAGTCGAGGACACGACGATTTCAAAAATTATCCACCTTGTCGAAGAAGCACAGGGTGAACGGGCTCCGGCACAAGCGTTTGTCGATAAATTTGCTAAGTATTATACACCGATTATTATGGTGGTCGCTGCCCTTGTTGCAATCATTCCCCCGTTATTTACGGGAGGGAATTGGAGTACTTGGGTTTACCAAGGGTTAGCTGTTCTTGTTGTTGGCTGCCCATGCGCATTGGTCATTTCCACGCCAATTTCGATTGTCTCTGCGATTGGCAATGCTGCTAAAAAAGGGGTGCTTGTCAAAGGTGGCGTTTATTTAGAAGAAATGGCTTCACTAAAAGCAATTGCATTTGACAAAACAGGGACATTGACGAAAGGTATTCCTGTTGTTACCGACTTTGCCTTATTGAATCCCCAACTTGATCAAAGGCAACTGTTTGCAATTGTGGCGGCATTAGAGAATCGTTCGCAACATCCTTTGGCTTCTGCCATCGTCGCCAAGGCAGAAGACGAACAACTGCCTTATCACGATTATATGGTTGAGAACGTCACGGCGCTCACGGGCAAAGGCATTACAGGAACAGTCAATGGAAAAACGTATTACGTTGGCAGTCCGAAGCTGTTCCAAGAACGGTTGCCGACTTGGGACATAACGCCATTTGCGCAAAACATCAAAAGCTTGCAACAACAAGGGAAAACAGCGATGCTGGTCGGGACAGAAACGGAGTTGCTCGCCATCGTCGCTGTCGCAGATGAAGTGCGCCCATCAAGCAAAGAAGTGATTCGTAAACTTCATGAAGCAGGCATAGCGAAGACAGTAATGCTTACAGGAGATAACAAACAGACTGCCCATGCCATCGGCCAAGCTGTAGGCGTTGCTGATATTCAGGCAGAGTTAATGCCTGAAGACAAATTACGTTTTATTAAACAATGGCAAGAGAACCATGGCCATGTGGCCATGGTTGGTGACGGCGTTAATGACGCTCCTGCACTTGCTGCGGCAACGGTTGGCATCGCTATGGGCGGAGCAGGCACAGACACGGCGTTGGAGACAGCCGACATTGCCCTAATGGGCGATGACTTAAAGAAGCTTCCCTTTACAGTGAAGCTGAGCCGCAAAACATTGAACATCATTAAAGCAAACATTGCTTTTGCAATTGCTATTAAACTAGCGGCATTGCTCCTCGTTGTCCCAGGATGGCTAACCCTTTGGATAGCAATTCTCTCAGACATGGGCGCTACGCTGTTGGTTGCCTTAAACAGCATGAGGCTAATCGGTGTAAAAGAGTAG
- a CDS encoding ArsR/SmtB family transcription factor — MNMNKKANDGDRCEVFCYDEQKVKRVQENVKKETFAPLSTMFKALADETRLKIAYALTTEQELCVCDVAHIIGSSTATASHHLRQLKQAGVAKSRKDGKWVFYSLQNPHIAAFIQYSFTQQKTSV; from the coding sequence ATGAATATGAACAAGAAAGCAAACGACGGCGACCGTTGTGAAGTGTTTTGTTATGATGAGCAGAAAGTGAAACGAGTCCAAGAAAATGTAAAAAAGGAGACGTTTGCGCCCCTTTCTACTATGTTTAAAGCGTTAGCAGATGAAACAAGGCTGAAAATTGCTTATGCCCTTACAACTGAACAAGAGCTATGTGTATGCGATGTTGCCCATATCATCGGCAGCTCTACAGCAACGGCATCGCACCACTTGCGCCAATTAAAACAAGCCGGCGTCGCCAAAAGCCGCAAAGACGGAAAATGGGTATTTTATTCTTTGCAAAATCCCCATATTGCTGCTTTTATTCAATATTCATTTACACAACAAAAAACATCGGTCTAA
- the aadD2 gene encoding aminoglycoside O-nucleotidyltransferase ANT(4')-Ib, with amino-acid sequence MNMNGPASMSQKERLQTCHEIAKRLHEVYGNDVLAIGVYGSVSRGTDGPFSDIEMFCVLRDSTETVDKSYEWSAGPWKAEVDVCRASILLKEAATVEERWPLTHGPYFSPLRLYDPEGFFQRLRLAAESPTKEDFRQAIHEILVAEMYEYVGKLRNVNRNGPSSYLPSLALHFAHYGAMLIGLHNQTLFSTRAMVLPEALELPHRPKGFDHVAELAMSGNLAKPTKIVSACEDFWKGLVAWAAEHDYVIHSKRIPF; translated from the coding sequence ATGAACATGAATGGACCTGCATCAATGTCGCAAAAAGAAAGACTTCAGACTTGCCATGAAATTGCCAAGAGATTACACGAGGTTTATGGCAATGACGTTCTCGCCATTGGCGTCTACGGATCTGTGTCCAGAGGCACAGATGGCCCTTTCTCAGATATTGAGATGTTTTGCGTACTCCGTGACTCGACTGAAACGGTAGATAAAAGTTATGAATGGTCAGCAGGACCGTGGAAGGCGGAAGTTGACGTTTGTCGTGCAAGTATTCTGCTAAAAGAGGCTGCAACTGTTGAAGAACGATGGCCACTGACACATGGGCCTTACTTCTCTCCGCTTCGTCTCTATGATCCTGAAGGCTTCTTTCAACGCTTGCGGCTCGCAGCTGAATCGCCGACAAAAGAAGATTTCCGCCAAGCTATTCATGAAATCCTTGTAGCGGAAATGTATGAATATGTTGGCAAGCTTCGAAATGTAAACCGAAACGGCCCTTCTTCCTACTTGCCATCCTTGGCATTGCACTTTGCCCACTATGGCGCAATGTTGATCGGCCTCCACAATCAGACACTCTTTTCAACGAGGGCAATGGTCTTGCCTGAAGCGCTGGAACTGCCCCATCGGCCAAAAGGCTTCGACCATGTTGCCGAGTTAGCGATGTCTGGAAACTTAGCAAAACCGACGAAGATCGTGTCAGCCTGCGAAGATTTCTGGAAAGGCTTAGTTGCCTGGGCAGCGGAACATGATTATGTCATTCACTCAAAACGAATCCCGTTTTGA
- the blaI gene encoding penicillinase repressor BlaI translates to MSNQTPSISEAEWEVMKVLWKKGRQTANQVISAIQEQTDWKPKTIRTLLDRLTKKKVVGVDKEQKIYVFFPLYSEEECKHAEAQSFVKRVYGGTVKPLLVQFLEEESLTKEELDELYAILEQKRKE, encoded by the coding sequence ATGTCGAACCAAACACCTAGCATATCGGAAGCAGAATGGGAAGTAATGAAAGTCTTGTGGAAAAAGGGACGGCAAACAGCCAATCAAGTCATCTCCGCGATCCAAGAGCAAACGGACTGGAAGCCGAAAACGATTCGTACGTTACTGGATCGATTAACGAAGAAGAAAGTAGTAGGCGTGGATAAAGAACAGAAAATCTATGTCTTCTTTCCGCTATATTCAGAAGAAGAGTGTAAGCACGCAGAAGCACAGTCTTTTGTAAAGAGAGTTTACGGGGGAACAGTAAAACCATTGTTGGTCCAGTTCTTGGAGGAAGAATCATTAACAAAAGAAGAGCTGGATGAACTGTATGCGATTTTAGAACAAAAACGGAAAGAATAG
- a CDS encoding BlaR1 family beta-lactam sensor/signal transducer encodes MTLPHILLSLILITATILVIFFARAVFYKQLSAKWRYQLWFLLITVLTLPFIPIHLLTGLSFFDQGRQQTTYSSSERFGFTDQNEQWMVDFGTSVSRFDYTFLHTAVVSIWITGMIFFLLLTLYHYAKLQRLVKAASRIQNQKIQKAFSDCMAELQITNKLTILESPAIQTPMTFGLLKTYILLPKNIELYLSDDEIRHVLLHELHHYKSKHIKVNYIFVVYQIVYWFHPLVWKAFKEMRLDRELACDTEVLLTLGQREYKTYGQTIMRFLERNSRFLHLTNQLHSSKKALKIRILNIASFTGESKRRQLKSMVVFAVLTVFVIAQFPFLTATAVSTERYQFDDSQAIVEDYSTHFAGNEGSFVLYSLNSDQFEIYNKEKSVRRVSPNSSYKIYTALMALELGVIGRDDSWLEWDGVEYEDEAWNSGQDLKSAMSQSVTWYFQELDERIKQRNIQSFVNQLDYGNKDLSGGLNHYWLESSLKISPVEQVELLHSFYTNQLDFKEEHVQFVKEVMKLEQNQKGTLYGKTGTGIVNGHAINGWFIGFVETETDTYFFATNIQQQDHAYGSTAAEITLSILSSKGIY; translated from the coding sequence ATGACGTTACCGCATATTTTACTTTCTCTTATATTAATAACGGCAACGATTCTAGTGATCTTTTTTGCGAGAGCCGTTTTTTATAAACAATTATCGGCAAAATGGCGTTATCAATTATGGTTTTTACTCATTACTGTGTTGACGCTTCCGTTTATACCGATTCATCTATTGACGGGCTTGTCTTTTTTTGACCAAGGGCGTCAGCAGACCACCTATTCATCTTCGGAACGTTTCGGTTTTACGGATCAAAATGAGCAGTGGATGGTTGATTTTGGCACGTCCGTTAGTCGCTTTGACTATACGTTCCTTCATACTGCGGTTGTTTCCATCTGGATTACAGGAATGATTTTTTTCCTCTTATTGACTTTATACCATTATGCAAAGCTACAACGGTTAGTAAAAGCTGCAAGTCGCATACAAAATCAAAAAATCCAAAAGGCGTTTAGCGATTGCATGGCAGAATTGCAAATAACGAATAAATTAACGATTTTAGAATCCCCTGCCATCCAAACGCCGATGACCTTTGGATTGTTAAAGACGTACATCTTGTTGCCCAAAAATATCGAATTGTATCTATCTGATGATGAAATCAGACATGTGTTGTTGCATGAGTTGCACCATTATAAAAGCAAACATATTAAAGTGAACTATATATTTGTCGTTTACCAAATTGTTTATTGGTTCCATCCTTTAGTATGGAAAGCCTTTAAAGAGATGCGCCTTGATCGGGAATTAGCTTGTGATACGGAGGTCTTGCTTACATTGGGCCAGCGGGAGTATAAAACGTATGGCCAGACAATCATGCGTTTTCTAGAAAGAAATTCTCGATTTTTACATTTGACGAACCAGCTGCATAGTTCGAAAAAGGCTTTAAAAATACGGATCTTGAATATTGCTTCTTTTACTGGCGAGTCAAAGCGGCGCCAATTAAAAAGCATGGTTGTTTTTGCTGTTCTCACCGTTTTTGTCATTGCTCAATTTCCTTTTTTAACGGCAACCGCTGTTTCTACAGAGCGCTACCAATTTGATGATAGCCAGGCGATTGTTGAAGATTACAGCACTCATTTTGCAGGAAATGAGGGTAGTTTTGTATTATATAGCTTAAACAGCGACCAGTTCGAAATCTATAATAAAGAAAAAAGTGTAAGAAGAGTCTCCCCCAATTCTTCCTATAAAATTTACACCGCGCTCATGGCTTTGGAACTAGGAGTGATCGGGCGAGATGATTCATGGTTAGAGTGGGATGGAGTCGAATACGAGGATGAAGCCTGGAATAGCGGGCAAGATTTGAAATCGGCGATGAGCCAATCGGTCACTTGGTACTTTCAAGAGTTAGACGAGCGGATAAAACAAAGGAACATTCAATCTTTTGTAAACCAATTAGACTATGGGAATAAAGATCTTTCCGGTGGATTAAATCACTATTGGTTGGAATCTTCCTTGAAGATATCACCGGTAGAACAAGTGGAGCTTCTCCATTCCTTCTATACAAACCAACTGGACTTTAAAGAAGAGCATGTGCAATTCGTTAAAGAGGTTATGAAACTTGAACAAAATCAAAAGGGAACGCTTTATGGAAAAACGGGGACTGGCATTGTGAACGGCCATGCAATAAATGGTTGGTTTATCGGATTTGTCGAAACTGAAACGGATACGTACTTTTTTGCGACAAACATTCAACAGCAAGACCATGCATATGGAAGCACGGCTGCTGAAATCACTTTATCCATTCTGTCAAGCAAAGGAATTTATTGA
- the blaBCL gene encoding BCL family class A beta-lactamase, which produces MLKTKMTSSILVGACLLFGCSNGNEQPVSNEPEPEESVETGEAVFKALEEEYAARLGVFALDTGTGQTVSYRADERFTYASAHKPLAVGVLLQQKSIEELEQLITYSADDLVNYNPITENHVETGMTLRELSDASIRYSDNTAANLIFDEIGGPEGFKEGLRAMGDTVTEPERIEPELNNVEPGEIQDTSTPEALAKSLQEFTLGEALPADKQELLIDWLIGNTTGDALIRAGVPEGWEVGDKTGAGSYGTRNDIAILWPPEKEPIILAILSSKDEKDAEYDDELIAKATEEVINLLTQTE; this is translated from the coding sequence ATGCTGAAAACAAAAATGACGTCGTCTATCCTTGTAGGTGCCTGTTTACTGTTTGGTTGTTCGAATGGCAATGAGCAACCGGTTTCCAACGAACCTGAACCTGAAGAGTCTGTCGAGACTGGAGAGGCGGTTTTTAAAGCGTTAGAAGAAGAGTACGCTGCCCGTCTTGGCGTATTTGCTTTAGACACCGGGACAGGACAAACCGTTTCCTATCGCGCTGATGAGCGATTTACCTATGCGTCTGCCCATAAACCACTTGCTGTTGGCGTTCTGCTTCAACAAAAATCAATCGAAGAGTTGGAACAATTGATTACATACTCGGCCGATGATTTAGTAAACTACAATCCAATTACCGAAAACCACGTTGAGACAGGCATGACACTAAGAGAGTTAAGCGATGCTTCGATTCGTTATAGCGATAACACTGCTGCAAACTTAATTTTTGATGAAATTGGCGGGCCAGAGGGCTTTAAAGAAGGACTTCGAGCAATGGGAGACACGGTAACCGAACCTGAACGAATCGAACCTGAGCTCAATAATGTTGAACCTGGAGAGATCCAAGATACGAGTACACCAGAGGCGTTGGCCAAAAGCTTGCAAGAATTTACTTTAGGAGAGGCGCTGCCAGCTGACAAACAGGAACTGTTAATCGATTGGCTAATAGGAAACACGACTGGAGATGCTTTAATACGTGCTGGGGTGCCGGAAGGTTGGGAAGTTGGTGACAAAACAGGAGCAGGTTCCTATGGGACTCGAAATGATATTGCCATTCTTTGGCCACCTGAAAAAGAGCCAATTATTTTAGCCATCCTATCTAGCAAAGACGAAAAGGATGCCGAATATGATGATGAACTGATCGCGAAAGCGACAGAAGAAGTGATCAATCTCCTCACCCAAACAGAATAG
- the gluQRS gene encoding tRNA glutamyl-Q(34) synthetase GluQRS — protein sequence MNQLRGRFAPTPSGELHLGNLYVALLSWLQVRQGGGQFILRIEDIDRPRSRNELVGPMMDDLHWLGLDWDEGPDQGGENGPYYQSKRLHLYEEALHNLQKQQLLYHCYCSRAELQAVASAPHGVASEGQAYPGTCKRLTAAERAAKAAKKTPSLRFAVDKWPTAEKMDLEMEKLLRRGGDFVVQRADGIISYQLAVVVDDALMGITDVLRGQDLYDSTPRQLLLYAALGYTAPRFAHVPLLYGPDGRRLAKRHRDLSLAAIRANGCRPEDIVGLLAALSGLIERQEPLTAAELIPEFRLEKLTTEPILLDTHMLQLLN from the coding sequence ATGAATCAACTGAGAGGCCGGTTCGCGCCCACCCCGTCAGGCGAGCTCCATCTCGGCAACCTTTACGTTGCCTTGCTCTCTTGGCTGCAAGTGCGGCAAGGAGGCGGACAGTTCATTTTACGTATTGAAGACATCGATCGTCCACGGTCAAGGAACGAGCTCGTTGGGCCAATGATGGACGATTTGCACTGGCTCGGTTTGGATTGGGATGAAGGCCCAGATCAAGGCGGAGAAAACGGCCCCTATTACCAATCGAAGCGGCTGCACCTTTATGAAGAAGCACTACACAACTTGCAAAAGCAACAGTTGCTATACCATTGTTATTGCAGCCGAGCTGAACTGCAAGCAGTCGCTAGCGCTCCCCACGGCGTTGCCTCGGAAGGCCAAGCCTATCCTGGAACATGCAAAAGGCTGACCGCGGCGGAGCGAGCTGCCAAAGCGGCCAAAAAGACGCCTTCATTACGCTTTGCCGTAGACAAATGGCCCACTGCTGAAAAAATGGACTTAGAAATGGAGAAGCTGCTCCGCCGCGGCGGCGATTTTGTCGTTCAGCGTGCGGACGGCATCATAAGCTATCAACTTGCTGTTGTTGTCGACGATGCGTTAATGGGCATTACGGATGTCCTCCGTGGCCAAGATTTATACGACTCCACACCAAGACAGCTATTGCTTTATGCCGCGCTCGGATATACCGCTCCCCGGTTTGCACATGTGCCATTGCTTTATGGTCCGGATGGGCGGCGGCTGGCCAAACGGCATCGTGATTTGTCATTGGCAGCGATCCGCGCAAATGGGTGCCGGCCAGAGGACATTGTTGGTCTACTAGCAGCGTTAAGCGGTTTAATTGAGCGCCAAGAACCACTGACCGCAGCGGAATTAATTCCAGAGTTTCGGCTAGAAAAGCTGACGACAGAGCCAATTTTATTGGACACGCATATGCTGCAACTGCTCAACTAA
- a CDS encoding ABC-2 transporter permease, giving the protein MFNLIKRDLILQKRQLIVYLPFILFFIIMDAHPVLIFLVASIFIPFNTHAYDEKAETNILLNSLPYTRTEIIASRYIGAIVYMGLAIVITSLALFVFNKPFTMADIAMGSGLFLLFVSFTFPLFYIFKPGFISIVVLISFFLFVGIGPSIVISLAEQLSAVTDFVVHLSVPALYSGAALIILAVYVLSWGITHVIYQRKVF; this is encoded by the coding sequence ATGTTTAATTTAATCAAACGTGATCTCATCTTACAGAAAAGGCAACTAATCGTGTATCTTCCCTTTATTTTATTTTTTATTATTATGGATGCTCATCCAGTTTTGATTTTTCTCGTCGCCAGTATCTTTATTCCCTTTAACACGCATGCTTACGATGAAAAAGCTGAAACAAACATATTATTAAATTCCTTACCTTATACACGGACGGAAATTATTGCATCCCGTTACATTGGTGCGATTGTTTATATGGGTTTAGCGATTGTAATTACTAGTTTGGCGTTGTTTGTTTTTAATAAGCCTTTTACGATGGCAGATATTGCCATGGGCAGTGGGTTATTCTTATTGTTTGTCTCGTTTACCTTTCCTTTATTCTATATATTTAAACCGGGCTTTATTTCCATCGTTGTTCTGATTAGTTTCTTCCTTTTCGTAGGCATTGGGCCGTCTATTGTGATATCTTTAGCTGAACAATTATCAGCAGTTACCGACTTTGTTGTCCATTTATCAGTCCCGGCTTTATATTCAGGAGCGGCACTCATTATCTTGGCAGTTTATGTTCTTTCTTGGGGAATTACCCATGTGATTTACCAACGAAAAGTGTTCTAA
- a CDS encoding ABC transporter ATP-binding protein, whose amino-acid sequence MEHVIELKNVTKTFKDFSINDVDLQVKQGFVTGFIGANGAGKSTVLKIMMNLLKPDAGEVKVFGLDYKTHEKAIKDRIGFVYDANVFFEGLNLKDIKRIVAPAYKRWDDTSFYQYVNQFELPLNKAIKTFSKGMQMKASLAIALSHHAELIIMDEPTAGLDPIFRRELLDLLQELMIDGNRTIFFSTHITTDLDRIADYIAFIRRGKLVFNKSIHDIAENYALVKGRNELLDRDTEKAFVHTHRAATGFEALTDNIEAVNDIFGDTVVIERASLEDIMYYLKEGTHDV is encoded by the coding sequence ATGGAACATGTAATCGAATTAAAAAATGTAACGAAGACATTTAAAGATTTTTCCATTAACGATGTTGATTTACAAGTAAAGCAAGGCTTTGTAACGGGATTCATTGGTGCCAATGGAGCTGGTAAATCAACAGTGTTAAAAATAATGATGAATTTATTAAAGCCTGATGCCGGGGAAGTTAAGGTTTTTGGGCTCGACTATAAAACGCATGAGAAGGCGATCAAGGACCGGATTGGATTTGTTTATGATGCGAATGTTTTTTTTGAAGGGCTGAACTTAAAAGATATAAAGCGCATTGTGGCGCCAGCTTACAAACGCTGGGATGACACGTCGTTTTATCAATATGTTAACCAATTCGAATTACCTCTTAATAAAGCGATAAAGACATTCTCGAAAGGAATGCAAATGAAGGCTTCATTGGCGATCGCGCTATCCCATCATGCAGAGCTGATCATTATGGATGAGCCAACAGCAGGCTTAGACCCTATTTTTAGGCGGGAGCTGTTGGATCTTTTACAAGAATTGATGATTGACGGCAATCGGACGATTTTCTTTTCTACCCATATAACGACTGATTTGGATCGGATCGCTGATTATATCGCTTTTATACGAAGAGGGAAATTGGTATTTAATAAGTCGATCCACGATATCGCTGAAAATTATGCCCTTGTTAAAGGAAGAAACGAACTATTGGATAGGGACACAGAAAAGGCCTTTGTTCATACTCATCGTGCAGCAACTGGATTTGAAGCATTAACGGATAACATTGAGGCAGTGAACGATATCTTCGGCGACACGGTTGTGATAGAACGAGCCTCTTTGGAGGATATTATGTACTATTTGAAAGAGGGTACACACGATGTTTAA
- a CDS encoding GntR family transcriptional regulator, whose amino-acid sequence MQIIISNSSKEPIYEQITNQIKSAILSGELPEGTAIPSMRKLAKDLQISVITTKRAYEELEKAGFIYSIVGKGSFVAEQNLEVMREKKLRVIEEQLSTVIANSKEIGLSVEELQELLKILYEE is encoded by the coding sequence ATGCAAATCATTATTTCCAACAGTTCAAAGGAGCCAATTTATGAACAAATTACGAATCAAATTAAATCGGCTATTTTATCGGGTGAGCTGCCAGAGGGAACGGCAATCCCCTCTATGCGTAAACTCGCAAAGGACTTACAAATTAGTGTAATAACGACAAAGCGTGCCTATGAGGAGTTAGAAAAGGCCGGTTTTATTTATTCTATTGTCGGAAAAGGCTCTTTTGTTGCCGAGCAAAATTTGGAGGTTATGAGGGAGAAGAAGTTAAGGGTCATTGAGGAGCAGCTGAGTACGGTCATTGCAAATAGCAAGGAAATCGGGCTGTCCGTTGAAGAGCTGCAGGAATTATTGAAGATTTTATATGAGGAGTAA
- a CDS encoding CPBP family intramembrane glutamic endopeptidase: MAIRLFIGYSQLADWAVILISTFLFWVIHVPQYKGVSLALVGVFINGLLFALLFYVTGSIIPSLLAHAVYNVGIGIYFMKAK, translated from the coding sequence TTGGCGATCAGGTTATTTATTGGTTATTCTCAATTGGCAGATTGGGCTGTTATTTTGATTAGTACGTTTTTATTTTGGGTGATTCATGTGCCCCAATATAAAGGCGTTTCTTTAGCGCTAGTAGGCGTATTTATAAACGGGCTCCTCTTTGCTTTGTTGTTTTATGTTACAGGTTCGATCATTCCCTCCCTCCTTGCCCACGCTGTCTATAACGTTGGAATAGGGATTTACTTTATGAAAGCAAAGTAA
- a CDS encoding ABC transporter ATP-binding protein produces the protein MANLLEARNINKSVELGNGQWLHILKNVSLEIEAGEFVSIMGPSGSGKSTLIYHLSGMDRISSGNVTFKGIEVGGLAEEELAQIRLNHIGFIFQHMNLLKNLSLIDNVMFPALVSKGANKHAVHQKAKKLLEMTGIERLANRQINQGSGGQLQRAAICRALINDPDIIFGDEPTGALDSKSSAEVMSILAEINQQGTTIVLVTHDAKVAAKTERVLFMIDGNVVAEKQLGKYDPQHDDIKTREESIMKWLVENGF, from the coding sequence ATGGCGAATTTATTAGAGGCAAGAAATATAAACAAGTCAGTAGAACTTGGAAACGGTCAGTGGCTCCACATCTTAAAGAATGTAAGCTTAGAAATTGAAGCAGGGGAATTCGTATCGATAATGGGGCCGTCAGGAAGCGGGAAGTCGACGCTGATTTATCATCTAAGCGGCATGGACCGCATTTCTTCTGGAAATGTGACATTTAAAGGCATTGAAGTCGGAGGTCTGGCTGAAGAGGAACTGGCACAAATTCGCTTGAATCACATAGGATTTATTTTTCAGCACATGAACTTACTGAAGAATCTGTCTCTGATTGATAATGTGATGTTTCCTGCTCTTGTATCCAAAGGTGCTAATAAACATGCGGTGCACCAAAAAGCAAAAAAACTGTTGGAAATGACGGGAATAGAAAGGCTTGCCAATCGCCAAATCAATCAAGGCTCAGGCGGCCAGTTGCAAAGAGCCGCCATTTGTAGAGCATTGATCAATGATCCAGATATCATTTTTGGAGACGAGCCGACTGGCGCATTGGATTCCAAATCGTCGGCAGAAGTGATGTCCATTCTGGCAGAAATAAATCAACAAGGGACAACGATCGTTCTTGTAACACATGATGCAAAGGTGGCTGCAAAAACTGAAAGAGTATTGTTTATGATTGATGGCAATGTTGTGGCCGAAAAGCAATTGGGTAAGTACGATCCGCAGCATGATGATATAAAGACAAGGGAAGAAAGCATAATGAAGTGGTTAGTGGAAAATGGGTTTTGA